Proteins encoded in a region of the Pelagicoccus sp. SDUM812003 genome:
- a CDS encoding CBS domain-containing protein, translating into MIVRMYMTSGVQTIDPDTKPSVAAKLMREKRIRRLIVSQAGEVHGIVCARDLTRAAERVGTSKQVQRVREIMKSPVISVGQDDPIEKAARLMTKHHIGSLAVMSGAKLMGIITESDIFRALTQVMAGGGNSARITFDITKGDQTLEFLISKCKSMGVRLLSYLSFEDGDRLMAVARVRGDRTKDFVDDLWDSGEVVVNVIYLK; encoded by the coding sequence ATGATCGTGCGCATGTACATGACGAGCGGGGTTCAAACCATCGATCCCGATACCAAGCCCTCCGTCGCTGCCAAGCTGATGCGCGAGAAGCGGATTCGTCGCCTGATCGTGAGTCAGGCGGGCGAGGTGCATGGCATCGTTTGCGCTCGGGATCTGACGCGCGCGGCGGAGCGCGTGGGCACCAGCAAGCAGGTGCAGCGGGTGCGGGAAATCATGAAATCCCCCGTGATATCGGTCGGGCAGGACGATCCCATCGAGAAGGCGGCCCGTTTGATGACCAAGCATCACATTGGCAGCTTGGCGGTGATGAGCGGAGCGAAGCTGATGGGAATCATCACTGAGTCGGACATTTTTCGGGCCTTGACCCAAGTCATGGCGGGTGGAGGGAATTCGGCTCGTATCACCTTCGATATTACAAAGGGCGATCAGACGCTGGAGTTTCTCATCAGCAAGTGCAAGTCGATGGGCGTTCGTCTTCTAAGCTACTTGAGTTTCGAGGACGGCGATCGGCTCATGGCGGTGGCGCGAGTGCGCGGCGATCGGACCAAGGACTTCGTGGACGATCTTTGGGACTCCGGCGAAGTGGTGGTCAACGTGATCTACCTGAAGTAG